A stretch of DNA from Vanrija pseudolonga chromosome 6, complete sequence:
AAAGTAGCATCCATTCACGTTGCTTTAGGTGCTTTGTATCTGACGTGTGAATCCGAGAAACTGAGATGCACACATGATCCAAGTAGTTGGCCAATGCGCCAGTTTTTTTTAAAAAACAGGAGCGTGACACGACCAGGGGGGGTGACCCGGGCCCTctgccaccgccaccgccctcgtGAGGTCGCCTCTTGACGCCGCTGAGGGCCTTGTCCAACACAGATCGTGATCACGCTTCACATCATACTGTATTCGACAGGACACAAGCGCCAACCATGGGAATCCGCAACTCAATCACGGGGTCGCTCAAAGCCCACAAGGCCACCAAGAAGGCTCAGGCCGAGGCAAGCTCTGCGAGCACCACGGTACTGCGGACTTCCTTGCTCGAGGGCACGGTCGGGGTCATCACCGGTAAGCACGACCAAGCGGGTCACAACAACCGCTTACCTGCATATCTAGGGGCCGATAGCGGCATTGGTGCGGCAGCTGTACACATctttgccgccgccggcgcccaaGTCATCTACGCCATTGACATCAAGGATCGCAACCTCTTCAACTACGATGCGGAGGTCAAAGCAAAGGGCCTCAAGACGGATGTGTTCGGCGTCACAGTCGACATTTCAGACGACAAGGAGGTGGAAGCACTCGTGAGGCGCGTGATCAAGGAACAGGGCAAGCTGGACTGGTTCGTAAGTGGGAATGGGTGGTTGGGTTCGGCGAGCCTTCCGACATCCCGTTCAGGAAGCATGGCAGAGGCGCCGAACGCATGGGTCGCACTGACCACCTGTGTGTCCACATGACAGTTTGCGAATGCCGGGGTCATCGATTGGGAAGCATTACCGACAACGGCGCCTGCGGTTCTGGTAGGTGCATATTGCTACCGGCCACTCGCTGACCGCAGGACCGCGTCATCAACGTCAATGTTCGCGGCACATTCAACTGCGTCCAGTGGGCGACCAGGGCGCTCGTCACAACAAGTGAAGCCAAGCCGACGGCGGGAGGCAGCATTGTGGTCACAGTAAGAATAGCGAGGCTCGAGATGAAGCCTGCCTGACGCCTCCACAGACATCACTCGCCGGCTCATCAGGATCTTGGGGCACGCCAGCATACACAATGTCCAAGCACGCAGCCATCGGCCTCGTAAGGTCGACAGCGGCAAACTTGATCAAGGCTGGGAACACCGGCATTCGAATCAACGGTGTGGCGTAGGTACAGCCGCGTGCTGGCATCACTGACCTA
This window harbors:
- the SDR3c gene encoding Short-chain dehydrogenase reductase 3c, translated to MGIRNSITGSLKAHKATKKAQAEASSASTTVLRTSLLEGTVGVITGADSGIGAAAVHIFAAAGAQVIYAIDIKDRNLFNYDAEVKAKGLKTDVFGVTVDISDDKEVEALVRRVIKEQGKLDWFFANAGVIDWEALPTTAPAVLDRVINVNVRGTFNCVQWATRALVTTSEAKPTAGGSIVVTTSLAGSSGSWGTPAYTMSKHAAIGLVRSTAANLIKAGNTGIRINGVAPGPTLTPIGQNNLTLSTMSGQARMAVLSASSKITDESLSWSCTPSEIAQTALFLISDQASGINGQNVIVDKGLSEAPHDMGGLLFKPVFEPL